A stretch of Myxococcus hansupus DNA encodes these proteins:
- a CDS encoding response regulator, giving the protein MSMRAPSRRKKVLLVDDSDTVLLLQRMLLAELGYDAVIAHDGLEALVRAEQERPDLVFLDVLMPHMDGLETCRRLRGREPTRRTPIILCSARTEARSVRACFNSGCTDFVAKPFDGAALVALLRRYLD; this is encoded by the coding sequence ATGAGCATGCGAGCGCCCTCGCGGCGCAAGAAGGTCCTGCTGGTGGACGACTCGGACACCGTGCTGCTGTTGCAGCGGATGTTGCTGGCGGAGCTGGGTTACGACGCCGTCATCGCGCATGACGGCCTGGAGGCGCTGGTGCGCGCGGAGCAGGAGCGGCCGGACCTGGTGTTCCTGGACGTGTTGATGCCGCACATGGACGGACTGGAGACGTGCCGGAGGCTGCGCGGACGCGAGCCGACGCGGCGCACGCCCATCATCCTGTGCAGCGCCCGCACCGAGGCGCGCAGCGTGCGCGCGTGCTTCAACAGCGGCTGCACCGACTTCGTGGCCAAGCCCTTCGACGGCGCCGCGCTGGTGGCGCTGCTGCGGCGCTACCTGGATTAG
- a CDS encoding PAS domain-containing sensor histidine kinase has product MPPTPAKKRQRPLAEPAAETLSPELLQTLLEGLPDAFCLLDARWCLAYVNPHMARLLGDTARRQDDVRRVCPELLELGRYLKFDRPISEQPSVHYEHVWPEQETCFDVRVRPVEGGLLVHCRDITEERKARESLRRNGEVFRAILDGTTDAVYTKDLDGRFTMMNPAGAKALGYRAEDVVGHTDHELFDPAVARTNAANDREVFAFGRTVTYEDSQPAVEGPRVWLSTKGVLRDVEGKVFGLFGISRDITQRKWAEEEARRHSEFQEQLMGIITHDIRSPLGAIMNWSRVLAAGGSEEDAQRTSQRIATAAVRIERLTRLLLDFTRTRLMGGVAIEPRPVDLKDLACKVAHEFGVAFPQRTVEVDHKGNTQGVWDPDRLAQVTSNLVENALKYSPPETPVKLTARGHRTRVVLEVHNAGRPIPDHLLPHLFEPFRSGPQSSRTLKMSYGLGLFIVREIVQAHGGTIEVRSDETEGTTFTVTLPRRSMPAKPPVPPPGSPSA; this is encoded by the coding sequence ATGCCCCCCACCCCCGCCAAGAAGCGTCAGCGTCCTCTGGCAGAGCCTGCCGCCGAGACACTCTCCCCCGAGCTGCTCCAGACGTTGCTGGAGGGGCTACCGGATGCCTTCTGCCTCCTCGACGCGCGGTGGTGCCTGGCCTACGTGAATCCGCACATGGCCCGGCTGCTGGGCGACACCGCGCGGCGCCAGGACGACGTGCGCCGCGTGTGCCCGGAGCTGCTGGAGCTGGGGCGCTACCTGAAGTTCGACCGACCCATCTCCGAGCAGCCGTCGGTCCACTACGAGCACGTCTGGCCGGAACAGGAGACGTGCTTCGACGTGCGCGTGCGCCCGGTGGAGGGCGGGCTGCTGGTGCACTGCCGGGACATCACCGAGGAGCGCAAGGCCCGCGAGTCCCTGCGGCGCAACGGCGAGGTGTTCCGCGCCATCCTCGACGGGACGACGGACGCCGTCTACACGAAGGACCTGGACGGCCGCTTCACCATGATGAACCCGGCGGGCGCGAAGGCGCTGGGCTACCGCGCCGAGGACGTGGTGGGGCACACGGACCACGAGCTGTTCGACCCGGCGGTCGCCCGAACCAACGCCGCGAACGACCGCGAGGTGTTCGCCTTCGGCCGCACCGTCACCTACGAGGACTCGCAGCCGGCCGTGGAGGGCCCGCGCGTGTGGCTGTCCACCAAGGGCGTGCTGCGCGACGTCGAGGGCAAGGTGTTTGGCCTGTTCGGCATCAGCCGCGACATCACCCAGCGCAAGTGGGCGGAGGAGGAGGCCCGCCGCCACTCCGAGTTCCAGGAGCAACTCATGGGCATCATCACCCATGACATCCGCAGCCCGCTGGGCGCCATCATGAACTGGTCGCGCGTGCTGGCCGCGGGCGGCTCGGAAGAAGACGCCCAGCGCACCAGCCAGCGCATCGCCACCGCGGCGGTCCGCATCGAGCGGCTCACCCGCCTGCTGCTGGACTTCACCCGCACGCGGCTGATGGGCGGCGTGGCGATTGAGCCCCGGCCCGTGGACCTGAAGGACCTGGCGTGCAAGGTGGCCCACGAGTTCGGCGTGGCCTTCCCCCAGCGCACCGTCGAGGTGGACCACAAGGGCAACACCCAGGGCGTCTGGGACCCGGACCGGCTGGCCCAGGTGACGTCCAACCTGGTGGAGAACGCGCTCAAGTACAGCCCGCCGGAGACGCCGGTGAAGCTCACGGCGCGCGGGCATCGCACGCGGGTGGTGCTGGAGGTCCACAACGCCGGCCGCCCCATCCCGGACCACCTGCTGCCCCACCTCTTCGAGCCCTTCCGCAGCGGCCCCCAGAGCTCCCGCACGCTGAAGATGAGCTACGGCCTGGGGCTCTTCATCGTCCGGGAAATCGTCCAGGCGCACGGCGGCACCATCGAGGTCCGCTCGGACGAAACGGAAGGCACCACCTTCACCGTGACGCTGCCCCGCCGCTCCATGCCCGCCAAGCCGCCCGTGCCGCCCCCGGGCAGCCCGAGCGCCTAA
- a CDS encoding monovalent cation:proton antiporter-2 (CPA2) family protein, with protein MSFLQQALVFLAAAVVAVPLSRKLGLGSVLGYLAAGAAIGPWGLRLIGDVEHIFHVAELGVVLLLFVIGLELEPRRLWALRRSVFGLGGAQVLLTGLLLAGVGLLLGLPRGAALVTGFGLSLSSTAFALQLLAERNQLTTAYGQVAFGILLFQDLAVVPLLALMPLLGDGATPSAEPVWWLLLKDVGVLAAVVLAGRYLVRPVFRAVAATHSQELFTATALLLVVGTASLVNAVGLSMALGAFLAGVLLADSEYRHELEADLEPFKGLLMGLFFVTVGMSVNLSLILQEPLRVLALVLGLVALKGAVLYGLGRVVLKQRQPALDLAVVISQGGEFAFVLFSLAAGQHVMERSLSELLVVVVGLSMATTPLLYALHERWVRPRLQPASAKRAYDVAPTEDNPVIIAGFGRVGQIVGRLLRAKRIGFTAIDASPEQIDFMKRFGSQVFYGDASRLDLLRAARAEKARVFVLAIDDIEASLRTARAVKEHFPHLILFARARNRVHAYQLLDMGIDRVMRETFLDSLEMGTEVLQELGLTYSESRRAHERLREHDERLLRETARFHRDEKKLVEMADKARKELESLFEKDEAEQSDGAS; from the coding sequence ATGTCCTTCCTGCAGCAGGCGCTCGTCTTCCTCGCGGCGGCGGTGGTGGCGGTCCCTCTCTCGAGGAAGCTCGGCCTGGGCTCCGTGCTGGGCTACCTCGCGGCGGGCGCGGCCATTGGCCCCTGGGGGCTGAGGCTCATTGGTGACGTGGAGCACATCTTCCACGTGGCCGAGCTGGGCGTGGTGCTGCTGCTGTTCGTCATTGGACTGGAGCTGGAGCCCCGCCGGCTGTGGGCGCTGCGCCGCTCCGTCTTCGGCCTGGGCGGCGCGCAGGTGTTGCTCACCGGACTGCTGCTCGCGGGCGTGGGCCTGCTCCTCGGGCTTCCGCGCGGCGCGGCCCTCGTCACCGGCTTCGGCCTGTCCCTGTCCTCCACCGCCTTCGCGCTCCAGCTCCTGGCCGAGCGCAACCAGCTCACCACCGCGTATGGCCAGGTGGCCTTCGGCATCCTCCTCTTCCAGGACCTGGCGGTGGTGCCGCTGCTCGCGCTGATGCCGCTGCTGGGCGACGGCGCCACGCCCTCGGCCGAGCCGGTGTGGTGGCTGCTGCTCAAGGACGTGGGCGTGCTGGCGGCGGTGGTGCTGGCGGGCCGCTACCTGGTGCGCCCGGTGTTCCGCGCCGTGGCCGCCACCCACAGCCAGGAGCTGTTCACCGCCACCGCGCTGCTGCTGGTGGTGGGCACCGCGTCGCTCGTCAACGCCGTGGGCCTGTCCATGGCGCTGGGCGCCTTCCTCGCTGGCGTGCTGCTGGCGGACTCCGAATACCGCCACGAGCTGGAGGCCGACCTGGAGCCCTTCAAGGGCCTGCTCATGGGCCTGTTCTTCGTCACCGTGGGCATGTCGGTGAACCTGAGCCTCATCCTCCAGGAGCCGCTGCGGGTGCTGGCCCTGGTGCTGGGGCTGGTGGCGCTCAAGGGCGCGGTGCTCTACGGCCTGGGCCGCGTGGTGCTGAAGCAGCGCCAGCCCGCGTTGGATCTGGCCGTCGTCATCTCCCAGGGCGGAGAGTTCGCCTTCGTCCTCTTCTCGCTCGCCGCCGGCCAGCACGTCATGGAGCGCTCGCTGTCGGAGCTGCTCGTGGTGGTGGTGGGACTGTCCATGGCCACCACGCCGCTGCTGTATGCCCTGCACGAGCGCTGGGTGCGCCCGCGCCTGCAGCCCGCGTCCGCGAAGCGCGCGTACGACGTGGCCCCCACCGAGGACAACCCCGTCATCATCGCCGGCTTCGGCCGCGTGGGTCAGATTGTCGGCCGCCTGCTGCGCGCCAAGCGCATCGGCTTCACCGCCATTGACGCGAGCCCGGAGCAGATTGACTTCATGAAGCGCTTTGGCAGCCAGGTCTTCTATGGCGACGCCTCGCGCCTGGACCTGCTGCGCGCCGCGCGCGCGGAGAAGGCCCGCGTCTTCGTGCTCGCCATCGACGACATCGAGGCGTCGCTGCGCACCGCCCGCGCCGTGAAGGAGCACTTCCCGCACCTCATCCTCTTCGCCCGCGCGCGCAACCGCGTGCACGCCTACCAACTCCTGGACATGGGCATCGACCGGGTGATGCGCGAGACGTTCCTCGACAGCCTGGAGATGGGCACCGAGGTGCTCCAGGAGCTGGGCCTCACGTATTCGGAGAGCCGCCGCGCCCACGAGCGCCTGCGCGAGCACGACGAGCGCCTGCTGCGTGAAACGGCCCGGTTCCACCGAGACGAAAAGAAGCTGGTGGAGATGGCCGACAAAGCCCGCAAGGAGCTGGAGAGCCTCTTCGAGAAGGACGAGGCCGAGCAGTCCGACGGCGCCTCGTGA
- a CDS encoding ATP-binding protein codes for MAARLSTSFAAAFAVLPDPSYVLDGSGRVLACSQAGARAAGRSVEALVGRHWGELGFAPEELARLETARARVMATGHACDLEAPWDTETGPRRHALVLQSLPAEDDGPGCVLVTARPLTDAEAVFSRAMELELAARAEVEQAERRRSFLYQAMTTLFTHPPDPQGMYTLLAHLAVPDLADWCLVDALEQGPWVTRVAAACLDPTQQERAGALPTRIELREDAPVGLLRVLRTGEPELVPAVTDSLLRAAAAEPAHPALLRLLQARSYMIVPLRARGHTLGAVTFVSSGSGRRYGPDDLALAEDLCLRASLAIDNARLVGESRRAARAREDLLAVVSHDLKNPLGVVQLGAALLLRGAGAKPGGESVAKQATRIQDATERMSRLISDLLDWGRLEAGGLPLEWGEHSLMALLTEALDAIRPLAEAKGLHLSVDLPSVDVRVRCDRVRVLQVLGNLLGNAVKFTAVGGHLALSARARGGEVSIHVRDTGSGIAPDALPHIFDRYWQARDAASRGTGLGLAIAKGLVEAHGGGIRAESTLGVGSIFTFTLPSASVTPLAHPPLARGATDA; via the coding sequence ATGGCAGCTCGACTCTCCACGTCCTTCGCCGCAGCCTTCGCCGTCCTTCCCGACCCGTCCTACGTCCTGGATGGAAGTGGTCGTGTCCTCGCATGCAGCCAGGCGGGCGCACGGGCCGCAGGACGGTCCGTCGAAGCGCTCGTGGGCAGACACTGGGGCGAGCTCGGCTTCGCGCCGGAAGAGCTGGCCCGCTTGGAGACGGCCCGCGCCCGGGTGATGGCCACGGGCCATGCTTGTGACCTGGAGGCCCCCTGGGACACGGAGACGGGCCCTCGGCGCCACGCGCTGGTGCTCCAGTCGCTGCCCGCCGAGGACGACGGTCCCGGGTGCGTGCTGGTGACGGCGCGGCCGCTCACCGACGCGGAGGCGGTGTTCTCCCGCGCCATGGAGCTGGAGCTCGCCGCGAGGGCGGAGGTGGAGCAGGCCGAGCGCCGCCGCTCCTTCCTCTACCAGGCGATGACGACGCTGTTCACCCACCCGCCGGACCCGCAGGGCATGTACACGCTGCTGGCGCACCTGGCGGTGCCGGACCTGGCGGACTGGTGCCTGGTGGACGCGCTGGAGCAGGGTCCCTGGGTGACGCGGGTGGCGGCGGCCTGCCTGGACCCGACGCAGCAGGAGCGCGCGGGCGCCCTGCCCACGCGCATCGAGCTGCGTGAGGACGCTCCCGTGGGCCTCTTGCGCGTGCTGCGCACCGGCGAGCCGGAGCTGGTGCCCGCGGTGACGGACTCGCTCTTGCGCGCCGCCGCCGCCGAACCGGCGCACCCCGCGCTGCTGCGGCTGCTCCAGGCGCGCTCGTACATGATTGTCCCGCTGCGCGCGCGCGGACACACGCTGGGCGCCGTCACCTTCGTGTCGTCCGGCTCGGGCCGGCGCTACGGCCCGGATGACCTGGCCCTGGCCGAGGACCTGTGCCTGCGGGCCAGCCTCGCCATCGACAACGCGCGGCTGGTGGGCGAATCCCGCCGCGCGGCGCGGGCCCGCGAGGACCTGCTGGCGGTGGTGTCGCACGACTTGAAGAACCCGCTGGGCGTGGTGCAGCTCGGCGCGGCGCTGCTGCTGCGCGGCGCGGGCGCGAAGCCCGGCGGTGAGAGCGTGGCCAAGCAGGCCACCCGCATCCAGGACGCCACCGAGCGCATGTCGCGGCTCATCTCCGACCTGCTCGACTGGGGGCGCCTGGAGGCGGGCGGACTGCCGCTGGAGTGGGGCGAGCACAGCCTGATGGCGCTCCTCACCGAGGCCCTGGACGCCATCCGTCCGCTGGCGGAGGCCAAGGGCCTGCACCTGTCCGTGGACCTGCCCTCCGTCGACGTGCGCGTGCGCTGTGACCGGGTGCGGGTGCTCCAGGTGCTGGGCAACCTGCTGGGCAACGCGGTGAAGTTCACCGCCGTGGGGGGCCACCTGGCCCTGAGCGCGCGGGCCCGCGGCGGCGAGGTGTCCATCCACGTGCGGGACACCGGCTCCGGCATCGCCCCGGACGCGCTGCCCCACATCTTCGACCGCTACTGGCAGGCCCGGGACGCGGCCAGCCGGGGCACCGGCCTGGGGTTGGCCATCGCCAAGGGCCTGGTGGAAGCCCACGGCGGCGGCATCCGGGCGGAGAGCACGTTGGGTGTCGGCAGCATCTTCACCTTCACCCTGCCCTCCGCCTCCGTGACGCCGCTGGCCCACCCGCCGCTCGCGCGCGGCGCCACGGACGCCTGA
- the cheB gene encoding chemotaxis-specific protein-glutamate methyltransferase CheB: MKNDPLRILVAEDSPTARRLLVEILRADPALTVVGEAKDGVEAVEMAQRLRPSLVTMDIQMPRMDGLEATRRIMTEVPTPVVVVSTLVERDIQTSMAALRAGALAVLQKPLGPESPDFDADSRRLRDTLKAMAEVKVVRRWPDRSAMPVPIPASARPPVTPTAPGVVALAASTGGPAALFRLLSELPASIPVPLLVVQHIAIGFSQGLAHWLQTAGPLRVKVAEDGEPLLPGHVYLAPDDRHLGVRGEGRAEVSRAAPVNGFRPSATWMFRSVARAYGPASLAVILTGMGQDGLEGVRELHGAGGRILAQDEQSSVVYGMPGVVVGANLAHEVVALPDLAARLSAAFRGNGGV, from the coding sequence ATGAAGAACGACCCGTTGCGCATCCTGGTGGCCGAGGACTCGCCCACCGCCCGACGCCTGCTGGTGGAAATCCTCCGCGCCGACCCCGCCTTGACGGTGGTGGGCGAGGCCAAGGACGGCGTGGAAGCCGTGGAGATGGCCCAGCGCCTGCGGCCCAGCCTGGTGACCATGGACATCCAGATGCCGCGCATGGACGGCCTGGAGGCCACCCGTCGCATCATGACGGAGGTGCCCACGCCGGTGGTGGTGGTGTCCACCCTGGTGGAGCGTGACATCCAGACGTCCATGGCCGCGCTCCGCGCCGGCGCGCTCGCCGTGCTCCAGAAGCCGCTGGGCCCGGAGTCGCCGGACTTCGACGCGGACAGCCGCCGCCTGCGCGACACCCTCAAGGCCATGGCCGAGGTGAAGGTGGTGCGCCGCTGGCCGGACCGCTCCGCCATGCCCGTGCCCATCCCCGCCAGCGCCAGGCCGCCCGTGACACCCACCGCCCCCGGGGTGGTGGCGCTGGCCGCCTCCACGGGGGGCCCGGCCGCCCTCTTCCGACTGCTGTCCGAGCTGCCCGCCAGCATCCCCGTGCCCCTGCTGGTGGTGCAGCACATCGCCATTGGCTTCAGCCAGGGCCTGGCCCACTGGCTGCAAACCGCCGGTCCGCTGCGAGTGAAGGTCGCGGAGGATGGAGAGCCCCTGCTCCCTGGGCACGTGTACCTGGCCCCGGATGATCGCCACCTCGGCGTGCGGGGCGAGGGCCGGGCCGAGGTGTCCCGCGCCGCGCCGGTGAATGGCTTCCGGCCGTCCGCGACGTGGATGTTCCGCTCGGTCGCGCGCGCCTACGGCCCCGCCTCCCTGGCCGTCATCCTCACCGGCATGGGCCAGGATGGACTCGAAGGCGTGCGCGAGCTGCACGGCGCGGGAGGCCGCATCCTGGCCCAGGACGAGCAGTCCTCCGTCGTCTACGGCATGCCCGGCGTGGTGGTGGGCGCCAACCTGGCGCACGAGGTCGTCGCCCTCCCGGACCTGGCCGCCCGGCTCTCCGCGGCGTTCCGGGGAAACGGAGGAGTCTGA
- a CDS encoding hybrid sensor histidine kinase/response regulator: MDRDRLAQALLATFLEELEGHIVSLNRELLALERETAPARMAELVASLLRTLHSVKGAARAASATLVETACHRMEEVLELVRDAGAGTAEVFELCFTTVDALDDAGRRLAARQDLAGSPLEALLPQLERAAARPAVAHPRPPPPEVESATPPPSAPTFDALPATEPTGAWPAAPPASAALQESQPAAPTGAEALPVRVSAQKLDALLARSGELRVATLRLDGRAEALDSVREALAQAREAVLGTPGEQALLRAETELARVTLDLAADRRTLGGVATGLDDEVRRARTLSFEEGCEGLERAARDVARSLDRQVRLEIHGGALELDRSLLQGLREPLLHLVRNAVAHGLESPEERERQGKPPEGRLTLSARLKGSRVEVTVDDDGRGLDLAALRERARARGLKVPEDDEEAARLVFLPGLSTAVTVTQVAGRGVGLDVVRMHVEGLRGSVEVTTLPGRGTCFVLDVPLTLSTLRVLLVSAGGQILALASESVARLVRLSPGEVRDVEGRPAWASGDALVPLASLAEVLGLPPGPPRTRRGAVVLASGTARAVVVVDEVLAEQEALVRSLGHRVRRARHVSAAAVLPDGRLSLLLNPVSLVRAAGGRPATSLFPAPAAQRTRRRVVLADDSPTTRALEQSILESAGYEVVTCVDGADAWERLQAGGADALVLDVEMPRMDGFALTEAVRASPRFSRLPVVLVTARGKAEDKARGLQAGASAYLVKSAFDPTSLLETLRRLL, translated from the coding sequence ATGGACCGCGACCGGTTGGCCCAAGCGCTGCTCGCCACGTTCCTCGAGGAGCTCGAGGGGCACATCGTCTCGCTCAACCGCGAGCTGCTGGCCCTGGAGCGTGAAACCGCCCCCGCGCGCATGGCGGAGCTGGTGGCGTCCCTGCTGCGCACGCTGCACAGCGTGAAGGGCGCGGCGCGCGCGGCCAGCGCCACCCTGGTGGAGACGGCCTGCCACCGCATGGAAGAGGTGCTGGAGCTCGTGCGCGACGCGGGCGCGGGCACCGCCGAGGTCTTCGAGCTGTGCTTCACCACCGTGGACGCGTTGGACGACGCGGGCCGCCGCCTGGCCGCGCGCCAGGACCTGGCGGGCTCGCCCCTGGAGGCCCTGCTGCCCCAGTTGGAGCGCGCCGCCGCTCGCCCGGCGGTCGCACATCCCCGGCCCCCACCGCCCGAGGTGGAGTCCGCCACGCCGCCCCCTTCCGCGCCGACCTTCGACGCGCTGCCGGCCACCGAGCCCACCGGCGCGTGGCCCGCCGCGCCTCCGGCCTCCGCCGCGCTCCAGGAGTCACAACCCGCCGCGCCCACCGGCGCGGAGGCCCTGCCCGTCCGCGTCTCCGCGCAGAAGCTGGACGCCCTGCTGGCGCGCAGCGGCGAGCTGCGCGTGGCCACGCTGCGATTGGACGGCCGCGCCGAGGCGCTGGACTCGGTGCGCGAGGCGCTGGCGCAGGCGCGAGAGGCGGTGCTCGGCACGCCCGGTGAACAGGCGCTGCTGCGCGCGGAGACGGAGCTGGCGCGGGTGACGCTGGACCTGGCCGCGGACCGCCGCACGCTGGGCGGCGTGGCCACGGGCCTGGATGACGAGGTCCGCCGCGCGCGCACCCTGTCCTTCGAGGAGGGCTGCGAGGGCCTGGAGCGCGCCGCGCGCGACGTGGCGCGCAGCCTGGACCGGCAGGTGCGGCTGGAGATTCACGGCGGCGCGCTGGAGCTGGACCGCTCCCTGCTCCAGGGCCTGCGCGAGCCGCTGTTGCACCTGGTGCGCAACGCGGTGGCGCACGGCCTGGAATCCCCCGAGGAGCGCGAGCGCCAGGGCAAGCCGCCCGAGGGCCGCCTCACCCTGTCCGCGCGGCTCAAGGGCAGCCGCGTGGAGGTGACGGTGGACGACGACGGGCGCGGCCTGGACCTCGCCGCACTGCGAGAGCGGGCGCGCGCCCGGGGCCTGAAGGTGCCCGAGGACGACGAGGAGGCCGCGCGGCTGGTGTTCCTGCCCGGGCTGTCCACCGCCGTGACGGTCACCCAGGTGGCGGGCCGGGGCGTGGGCCTGGACGTGGTGCGCATGCACGTGGAGGGACTGCGAGGCAGTGTGGAGGTGACGACGCTGCCCGGCCGAGGCACCTGCTTCGTCCTGGACGTGCCCCTGACGCTGAGCACGCTGCGGGTGCTGCTGGTGTCCGCGGGCGGGCAGATTCTGGCGCTGGCCAGCGAGAGCGTGGCGCGGCTGGTGCGCCTGTCCCCCGGCGAGGTGCGGGACGTGGAGGGCCGCCCGGCGTGGGCCTCTGGTGACGCGCTGGTGCCGCTGGCCTCGCTGGCGGAGGTGCTGGGCCTGCCGCCGGGTCCGCCGCGCACGCGGCGTGGCGCGGTGGTGCTGGCCTCGGGCACGGCGCGCGCCGTGGTGGTGGTGGACGAGGTGCTGGCCGAGCAGGAGGCATTGGTGCGCTCGCTGGGCCACCGCGTGCGCCGCGCGCGGCACGTGTCGGCGGCGGCGGTGCTTCCGGACGGGCGGCTGTCGCTGCTGCTCAACCCCGTGTCCCTGGTGCGCGCGGCGGGAGGCCGCCCGGCCACGTCGCTGTTCCCCGCGCCCGCGGCGCAGCGGACGCGGCGGCGGGTGGTGCTGGCGGATGACTCGCCCACCACGCGCGCGCTGGAGCAGAGCATCCTGGAGAGCGCGGGCTACGAGGTGGTGACCTGCGTGGACGGCGCGGACGCCTGGGAGCGGCTCCAGGCGGGCGGCGCGGACGCGCTCGTGCTGGACGTGGAGATGCCGCGCATGGATGGTTTCGCGCTCACCGAGGCCGTGCGCGCCTCGCCGCGCTTCTCCCGGCTGCCGGTGGTACTCGTCACCGCCCGAGGCAAGGCGGAGGACAAGGCGCGCGGGCTCCAGGCCGGTGCCAGTGCCTATCTGGTGAAGAGCGCGTTCGACCCGACGAGCCTGCTGGAGACGCTGAGACGACTGCTATGA
- a CDS encoding methyl-accepting chemotaxis protein — protein sequence MSIGNRIAFGFGLSLLMLLLVAGVSFQGANQLTTSTSGLLKAHENFRIIREVRALLMDAESGQRGFILTGDESYLVPYREAVAALQSDMQRLRDAMADHPNQRSRLNRLEPIVTQRLNRLDEGIRLRRDQGLEAGAKFIQTGQGREVMLQLRQVIDEMLVAEQERWDEHATAAREMAQRILWVLGIGTALGLLIVGAGSYIITRGITEPLRALMEGAQQLGRGKLEHRIPVKGSDETTELARAFNDMAEKRQQNEDQLEKESEQREHTLRTVAEFVNQLAGASSEILSSTTEQVAGAQEQGSAVTETVSTIEEITKTSEEAAGRARAVSDSARHAEEVGRSGRRAVEEAVGAMGSVREQVESIASRILALAEQAQAIGDIITTVNDISEQTHMLALNASIEASRAGEHGRGFAVVASEVKALADQSKKATGQVRQILGQIQKATHGAVMTTEEGTKSVAAATRVVSEAGSNIQTLSDLLAQASLTAAQIAASANQQATGIGQIRQAMHDVNQATQQALISSRQTERAMQDLNGMGQKLKGLLGEYGR from the coding sequence ATGAGCATCGGGAACCGCATCGCATTCGGATTCGGACTGTCGTTGTTGATGTTGCTGCTCGTGGCGGGCGTGTCCTTCCAGGGCGCCAACCAGCTCACCACGAGCACGTCCGGCCTGCTGAAGGCCCACGAGAACTTCCGCATCATCCGCGAGGTGCGCGCGCTGCTGATGGACGCCGAGTCCGGCCAGCGCGGCTTCATCCTCACCGGGGACGAGTCCTACCTGGTGCCCTACCGCGAAGCCGTGGCGGCGCTCCAGAGCGACATGCAGCGGCTGCGCGACGCCATGGCGGACCACCCCAACCAGCGCTCGCGCCTGAACCGGCTGGAGCCCATCGTCACCCAGCGGCTGAACCGGCTGGACGAAGGCATCCGCCTGCGCCGCGACCAGGGCCTGGAGGCCGGCGCGAAGTTCATCCAGACCGGCCAGGGCCGGGAGGTCATGCTCCAGCTCCGGCAGGTCATCGACGAGATGCTGGTGGCGGAGCAGGAGCGCTGGGACGAACACGCGACCGCCGCCCGGGAGATGGCCCAGCGCATCCTCTGGGTGCTGGGCATCGGCACCGCGCTGGGACTGCTCATCGTCGGCGCGGGCAGCTACATCATCACCCGCGGCATCACCGAGCCGCTGCGCGCGCTCATGGAGGGGGCACAGCAGCTCGGCCGCGGCAAGCTGGAGCACCGCATCCCCGTGAAGGGCAGCGACGAGACGACGGAGCTGGCGCGCGCCTTCAACGACATGGCGGAGAAGCGCCAGCAGAACGAGGACCAGCTCGAGAAGGAATCCGAGCAGCGCGAGCACACGCTCCGCACCGTGGCCGAGTTCGTCAACCAGCTCGCTGGCGCCAGCTCGGAAATCCTCTCCAGCACCACCGAGCAGGTCGCCGGCGCCCAGGAGCAGGGCAGCGCGGTGACGGAGACGGTGAGCACCATCGAGGAAATCACCAAGACGTCCGAGGAGGCCGCCGGCCGCGCCCGCGCCGTGAGCGACTCCGCGCGCCACGCCGAGGAGGTGGGCCGCAGCGGCCGCCGCGCCGTGGAAGAGGCCGTGGGCGCCATGGGCTCGGTGCGCGAGCAGGTGGAGTCCATCGCCTCGCGCATCCTCGCCCTGGCCGAGCAGGCCCAGGCCATTGGCGACATCATCACCACCGTCAACGACATCTCCGAGCAGACGCACATGCTGGCCCTCAATGCCTCCATCGAGGCGAGCCGCGCCGGTGAGCACGGCCGGGGCTTCGCGGTGGTGGCCTCCGAGGTGAAGGCGCTGGCCGACCAGTCCAAGAAGGCCACCGGCCAGGTGCGGCAGATTCTGGGACAGATTCAGAAGGCCACTCACGGCGCGGTGATGACCACCGAGGAAGGCACCAAGAGCGTGGCCGCCGCCACCCGCGTGGTGTCCGAGGCGGGCTCCAACATCCAGACGCTGTCGGACCTGCTGGCCCAGGCCTCGCTGACGGCGGCGCAGATCGCCGCCTCCGCGAATCAGCAGGCCACCGGCATTGGCCAGATTCGCCAGGCGATGCATGACGTGAACCAGGCCACGCAGCAGGCCCTCATCTCGTCGCGGCAGACCGAGCGCGCCATGCAGGACCTCAACGGCATGGGCCAGAAGCTCAAGGGGTTGCTCGGAGAGTACGGACGCTGA